The genomic DNA CAACATAGTAGATGTGAGTGTGACCAAAACATTATCAACCATGATCAATGATTGAGCCTAGAAAAAGTGCATACCCAATTTGTAAAGTTGGCTCACACTCCAACTGTTGATAGAGACCATCACCCTGAGTTTGACTTGGATGCCGACCATAGCCCATTTCTTCAACACATGCATTCATTTGGAGTTGATTCAATTGATACCCTTCCAGCTGCTAAATAACAAACAGAGTCACTTACTGATTTTCAATATGACAATATCATGtttttagttatatatatttttgttgttttctataACATAACATGATTGATGAGGTGTTTTTTTATGTACGTACCCTTTGTCTGAGAGACCTGTTAGCCTCACTTAGCATATGTTCCTACATAAGTAACATTAATTGGTGAGTAAAAGCAGACTGCTAGAAGATATCATAAAgtggaaaaggaaagaaaaattgcTCTCATACCTTGCGTTGAAGATCAGAGAGCTGGTCCAGCATGAATTGGGTCTGTAAAGGAaacaaatttacaaaataaaataacatatatatactgTATTATTAATTGAAGCCAGTAAGTTTTGATTCCAATGAAGAATGCAAATAATCAACACTTTTTGCTTCATATGACAAATATTAGTATGTTAGTGGTAGTAATAGTATATGCTAATGttattcatatatattattggtGGAGATAGAACCCTTAACCTCATTTATCATTATTACAGATTAAACTAATGAAGGATAGTTTAGTTTCAATTAGCAGTGGCTTCTTCTTGTTGTCATTAGTGACTCTTTGGATTCCAATTTGTTTTGCCACCATTCCAATCTGTTTTCAAAGAACTTTCAACAATGGTCGCCATGTTGACACCTTCCTGGGGCTAACACCAACCAGTAGTCTAAGGTATATAAACATCAGCAACCCTAGCTTACAATCGAGAAACTGTGCAGCCATTGAGATGAAGGAAGATTCGACATTTACACTAGAAAGTCTACTTTTAGAGAATCTCACGTTCAAACCAGAAGCTAACTCAAATCATCTTAGAACAATCTTCATTACCCACAATTTTACTACACTAGCCTCCCTAGTTAAAAGAGATATTGTTTGGTTCATTGAACCATCCAGTCCCGCAACCACAAGAAGAAACAGGAATTGAACCGGCAAATATCCATGCTTTAGACCCTACAAATGTCTAATTATTCAGCGGAACAGCGATTAATCAGAACAGATAAACCTTGAATATGCACATGACCTTATCCAAGCTCTCCTCTCTGCCTATTTCTTCATATGCATTGTTGCATGTATGCAGTCTTGAGCGGCTAGGCTTAGTATTTTTAATTTCCTTTGCTTTTAGTATCATAATTCATGAAATTTGATTCAGACTTTATTGTATACTTCAGCATAGCACATCTTATGCgtaagttttttatttcttcaaataaaTTTCTTTGCTTATTAAGAACACAGTTGTATGGGTTAGATTACCTCTGATATTCCATTAAATAAATGTAATTACGAGATTTAGCTACTTTAACAACTTCTAGACTACTTCTGTGAATACTAGTGAAGTCTATATTATTTCCAAGTCTTCTGTAACTTAATGCAGAACAATAACTTAGCTAAAACTCTCAAAATTGGGACTTTAGGATTATGTTTTCCTTTGGAATTTCATATAGCAAATAGCAATGTAAAAAGTTGGAAATTGTTGAGTACCCTTGTGGATCTTATTTGCTTCAAGGATGAATCTAGCTGCCTTTCAAGCGACTCGAGCTCTTTGCTGCTCAGAGGGCCAAGATCTTCTCCCATAAGGTTCCTAACAAGGTCACAGTTAAAACAGTATTAGTTACTCTGTATGAACTGAACTATATGCaaagataaaaatgaaatagagcATAATCATTACCTCTGGGATCGTTGCAATGCTTCATAACGTGCCTTCAGCTTCAAATATTCTTGTTGACTGCTTAACTCCTATACTCATGGTTGGCGCATTTAAATTAGAGAAATAAGCACTTAAGGCATTGCTTATAGTAAGTACTTAGACACATAAATActtacacacacaaaaaatagagGAGTCCAATCAacacatgtttattttttgataaattgacatgttaagttaaaatttataaaaggaGTGGTGATACATCAGTCACTTGGTTGGTAGTATATGAATGgtatgagaagaaaaaaaagtgtcaaCCCATATAACACCAAGTggctctttttatttttttatttcctttcccTTTTTTTCTCTTCCACCAAACATGTCATATAGAGGTGTAAAATGGAATGTTTGTCACATGAAGTGGTCAATGTATTACTActcattgaaaaataatatatcattttttaaagtttaCGTTTTggatttagtttatatttaaataatacatatgaaaagataaaggatagaagataaaaacatatttttttgtcaaaaattgaagataaaaacatcatttttaaatttgtttcctattttattaataataacaaattaactaaaaatgaaaagaaaacattaaacaAATCAGATGGAGCCTTTTTGCattttaatattgttatttctatataaacaataaagtaaattgGTTGTAATTTATATTATGATGGTAGACTATAGGCCGTTCAAATTGCAGTTCagcaaatcaaattcaattattttctagAACATGATGTTTATCTTTTAGAGTTTTCATAGTTgtattatttgttttcttagttGTTCATCTTCTTACGTGCCAATTGGTTATATTAACAAGCCAAATTGTCCAAAATTTAACACGgcatataagaaaaatatcaaaattagtcaaaaaaaaaaaaaaaattgacagtaAAATAGTCAAGTTTTTTTAGTAAAGATAAAAGGACAATTAATATAATGATTTTATATAAGATCAGACATTTTCCATGAAAGATATATTACCAAGGCTTCTCGTGCAGACACATTAGTCTCAGGCGCACCATAGTTGCATTTCTGATACCTCTCTAGCGTTTTCAGCATGCTGCAGCACattgacaaaataaattacttgtaTAAATTACATCTATATCACATATaaagaattataaaatatatattattgaggaCAAGTTAAACCCTCtcttaaaacataattaaattttcCTTATGCCTAACACCAAATTAATATGTCAAAAAAGCATCAAATTAATTAAGgacaaaaaaagaataagagCCAATAACAAATTAACAAGGAAATTgcttaaaaaacaattaacaagGAAATGCCCCTAAATTTTCCAAACAACAAATTGGGACAACTTAAGGTGTTTGTGTTTGATTCAGGAAGTAAAAATTGATTCCAAGtcatagactttttttttttttttcagagaTCCAAGTCATAGACTTGAAAGTGATGTTTTAAATACATTCATGTTACTTATCTTTGAGGGTAAAATTTATTTGTAGatgcaaaaatttcaaattctatCTTCAAATTAGAATAATTTCTAAAGACAAAATGAGTACATCCAAACATCATAGAATTAATTTTACaactataaaatcaattttgaatcaTCCTAAGGTTCAACCAAAAATACTTGTGAGCATTGATGGAAAATAATATTGTATATTTTCCTTCACAAAAATGTATTATTGCTTATTCCATATTCGTAGTATATATAATAATCTGAAATATTTCCTCtcaaaactaaataatataaaatatttgcttTACAGAAATTAGCAAACGATAAATTAAAGAAtcctttataaataaaaaaataaaaaataaaaaagtaaaagatatTTTCAGAAATCATGTTTTAGGGCTATAATCAAAAGGCTTCAAATGACATCAAATCAACCTCAATCTCTTAACCAGATAGAGATTCATCAGTTTAAAGATTTCATATTCCACAGAAATAAGCAGAGCCTCAAAATATTTACAATAACATAATAGTTTAAACACATTATTTACCCATAAATCATTAATAATCAACACATATTTTACCTGGTGAATCATGAAGAGAGACTCCTAAATATGAAACATTATTAAAACCACCAAAGAGAGCAAAAACCATTGGAATATTTGTGTGTATGTGGTAAGATTGAGACCATATATGAGGAGTGTCACTTTTTAATCCATGAGAAAAAACATGTACCAGAATTTTTTTTGCACAACcagatctaaaaaaaaaaaaggatcataGTTGTTTCCAAAGGAAAATATGAAAACAAGAAATGAAGTGATTGAAAAACATTTATCGACAGAAGAGGTGATTGAGGTCATTCATGTTATTATCCACTCCTAGAGTGATGGAAAAGACTATTCTGAATtctaatttaacaaaaaaatcactatCATGAAAcaatgaattgaaagaagaaaaaaatatagtacaagaaattattaagaaaattgacAACACCATATGGCTCTTTGGACATAAAAGATAATGGAATTTGGATCCACGACAAAGTCCCATGAAATTCAAGGGTATTTGTGTTTCACCAAAAAAGgggaatatatatattattatatattaaaaaactaataatatagaatacaaaaattgaaaaagttaaagttGGAGAAAAACCCTAGGTTCAGAGAAGTATAGCTTTTAGTTTACATTGTTTGAGTGATTTTGAACAATGAACCAGAAAAGCAAACTAGCTATTAACactgaaaatggaagaaaaaattgattatacaCTTAATTTACACTGAAAAGAGACCTGACTATAGACACAAAAATTGCTTTTGGAAAAGGCTTTTGAACCAGATCTGTTTCAAACACTGGCGAAGCGAAAATATGGTAATTTCAGAGGCTGAGTTTAGACCTaaaagagggaaagaaaaaaagaaagagaaagtaacagaactaaaaaataaaatagattaaatacaATACaacagtgattttttttaaatatatatttatttgtttattgagTTTCCAGTTGCAGATCTAACATGAATACAATTGCAGAAACACTCAAACTTCTATAAACGCCGAGACATTCACAGAAACGGAAAAAACTCAAACAGtgaaaatcaaaaatcaactttattcattttttcacaaataaacttatataataatatattattaaaatttccTCTTCTCATCTCATATATGAAAGAAGCAAAAATCGAAAGGAGTGAAGATCtttgaaaaaatcaaaagaaagagAGATTTTAGGTTTTGTTACATAATATAAGATACCTTGAACTGCTACAAAACTCATAGAGTTTTCCTCTGTTGGAGAAGATGATAAGAGCAACTTCAGCATCACAAAGAACAGAAAgttcataagcttttttcaaaAGACCGTTCCTTCGTTTAGCGAAGGTAACTTGTCTGTTGATTTTGTTCTCAATTCTCTTCAACTCAACTCTTCCTCTtcccatttttttctttcttgtttctgTTGTTGTAATGAAATGAATTctagtaatatttatatatatatactaaaaaaaaaaaaaagaacaagagTGAAATTGTTGTGTTATTGTTAGCTTAAGATTCCGAGCAAAACCATCTTTATCAAGCCCTAATGTAATGTGAAACTAGGAAATCAAATGtgtctttgttttttgttttttgtttttagttttctctctctatctgtCTTTTTCTCTTGCTGCTGTGTTGTGGTTAACACACTGCTAACTCAATGACAATGACATTGctaatcttttaaatttttaaattacaaaaatatatataggatAGGactatgttttgttttgtgttctCAGTGGGTAAGATAGTTTTCTGCTACACGTAAAGGATAGTGTACTACCTAATCTTAAAAGTTACACTCAATTTTTATTCTGCTTTTTAATGATATAATCATGTCGATTATCAATTTacttttgttatgaaattttcaaaacattaaTTCAGTTTTTCGAAACCAGTGGTTATCCATGCTTATGCAAAACTTGGGATCGGATGGGATTGTCTTGTGGATAGCAATGGAAAAGCCATTTGATTTCACTTTTGtggaacaaaaatcaaaattgattttagacaTGTAGAATTAACTTTACATCTAATGATTCAAGTTAaaatatgtagttttttttttatttcaaataacttatttttttattttttaaggtgGGCCATTGCAAATTAACATATACGTTCGCCGACCTTTAGCCTAAGATAAATTCATAGGTAAGTTAGAGTTTGATTGAATATTCGTATACTCTAAGAaaactttatttaaattttaattaatataaatttatttgggTTGATCCAGTAGTGTTGGCTTAAGATTATagagtgtattttttttaaggtctTAGCTTCGATTCTTCTcgtgtcaatttcaattaattactttggtttcttaaaaaaacaaatataaaataaaatataagatgACATTAATTGACAAATATATATCTAACTTTAGAGTATGATCATCGCAAAAGTGTTTGATTCTCCATAATACCAATTTCGTGGAGTtagtttgacttcttaaaaaaacataaaaaaaattaggtacCGAAATAGTTAGGGTTGAAGTCCAACCGAAATGATCACTTagtcacttatttttttattacaaagatGACCGAAGTCCAACCGAAATGATCACTTAGTTTAATGTTGGTTAAGCAACGAAAAgagttaaaaatttattaaaaagtggtGTAATAATTAGTTAGTCAAAAGTAACAATTTATatttccaaaataatttttctacttttaGATTCTTTAATCAGTGTTCTCGAGGCACTGGTTAACAAGAACTTTAATATTTATGTGCTGatactttttgaaaatttaaagaataaatGAGGGTGGGGTAATTACGAAGTAAAGAAGGAACATAACATAAGAGACCAATGTGACAAACAAAGAAGTTATAGTAAGACTGATTTACGCCTGAACGATTTCGGGTTTGTGCAATCATGTGACCAAACCTCAAACAAGGTCTCTAGACTCTTGTTTGTAGTTGTAGTTCTTAAGTAGTTACCTTTTCTATTTACACATATACCCCTGGCCAGGTTCATGGTAATTCAACCAAAATACTCAAATTTTGTTGCGAGTTGAGATTCCGGCTCGATTGACCAGATATGGCCAAATGGTCATTTTATATGTTAGTACAATTCTCATTtctcaatttgttttttgtaaAGCTCATTTCTCAATCTTTATATGGCATAAGAGTAAAAATTAACTTCTAtaagaatatatttaatttgaatgTTCAACTCATTTACTTTTAACTTTTAACCATTTGAtgttattggtaaaaaaaaattcattgataACTTTTAACTCCATTGATTTGAGCTaagtgttaaaaaattaaaggactTGAGTTCAAGCCAAAAAATATACTATTATAATAACTAATTACAaacatttatctataaaaaataaaaaaataataaaaaaacacttgaTTCTTCACTTTTATATAGAGTGTATGCATTTGAGTATATATTTGCTTGCTTTTGTGCCTAATAATTCGCTCGACGtggttaaatataaaatatgtcgCTTTGACACGCGTGAAATGTTAAAACAAGGTACTTTTAAACTCTCACAGTCTCACTTACTTcctctcaaaaagaaaaaagaaaaaaaacaagaaaaaaaactttgacTTACTTAAAACTAGTGTATGTATCTCTGTCGTGCAAGAACtagtataaataataaaatgtatatGATGAGAGGGAATAAATTTAAtcattaatgtaaaaaaaaattgaaaagaaaacatacaaaatatataaatagttgataaacaatattattttatgaatgaaCGAAGTCTATTGGaccaaattttatattttattggatgagtGATAAATTGGCGGTTAAGTTGGTTGTTtttatttcctcaaaaaaaaaaaaatggttgtttttATGGCGTTGGGGTGAGTTTTTTCTTATaacttcaattaattttttttttttttttttttttgatttaagcATCCTTGCATGTAATTTTAATTGTAGAGGCTAAATTTTCTAGATGAATAAGACTACAATGGACAGAAAAATGtatcttaaatattttatatggtCTTTTATTTATAAGAGACATTTTTGTACGTAAAAGTTGATGTGTCTGATTTCAAATTtggatcaaatatataaatttttgttgagccaacttttcttatataaatatgaTCAGAGAAGGTACTATCATTCAAATATTTTGTGAAGATGTTATAAATGCTTTTAAGTTCGATTAAAAAAGCTTTAATTTTCACGACACATTtgggaaaataaaaataaaattaactatgtatttttttcttttgaggaaaaaaaatccaCTATTCCTATGAAAGGACATTTACCTAAGACCGACCATGCCCGTGTAAGAAATTCAGAAGAATTCTCAAAACGGTTTGAGATCATGGTATGCTTCATATGAGGAGGGAAAAACGTACCCCTATGAACAAGACATGTTATTACCTTTCCTGCCAAATCATGCGCTTCGATATTGTAGAATTTGATGCCTTAGTTTatggaaaattttgaaaaccatGATGACTACAATTCATGGGATATGCCAAATTCGTGTTTACTCATAAGCTTACAACTATGAAGACCAAAagcaattaattaaaatgacaaCTCTTCCAGCTTGaagtaagaaaataattaacattattagttttttttttttttgagtaaagtTAACTTTATTAGTTAAAACTGTTATAACTTGATAGTATCCAACACAAGAACCGATATAGCATCATTTTATGCATGAGAACAAGAAGCGAATTGTATTGATCCTTAAACTATACTAGTGTCTAGTATATCATCAGTTTTACGGTTCTTCCAATTTTGTTAATCTAATGTTTTAGTACAATTCTACAATTAATAGAATACTgtt from Medicago truncatula cultivar Jemalong A17 chromosome 8, MtrunA17r5.0-ANR, whole genome shotgun sequence includes the following:
- the LOC11446395 gene encoding agamous-like MADS-box protein MADS4 isoform X2, giving the protein MGRGRVELKRIENKINRQVTFAKRRNGLLKKAYELSVLCDAEVALIIFSNRGKLYEFCSSSSMLKTLERYQKCNYGAPETNVSAREALELSSQQEYLKLKARYEALQRSQRNLMGEDLGPLSSKELESLERQLDSSLKQIRSTRTQFMLDQLSDLQRKEHMLSEANRSLRQRLEGYQLNQLQMNACVEEMGYGRHPSQTQGDGLYQQLECEPTLQIGCSYQPDPGSVCTAGPSMSNYMGGWLP
- the LOC11446395 gene encoding agamous-like MADS-box protein MADS4 isoform X3; translation: MGRGRVELKRIENKINRQVTFAKRRNGLLKKAYELSVLCDAEVALIIFSNRGKLYEFCSSSSMLKTLERYQKCNYGAPETNVSAREALELSSQQEYLKLKARYEALQRSQRNLMGEDLGPLSSKELESLERQLDSSLKQIRSTRTQFMLDQLSDLQRKEHMLSEANRSLRQRQLEGYQLNQLQMNACVEEMGYGRHPSQTQGDGLYQQLECEPTLQIGYQPDPGSVCTAGPSMSNYMGGWLP
- the LOC11446395 gene encoding agamous-like MADS-box protein MADS4 isoform X1, which produces MGRGRVELKRIENKINRQVTFAKRRNGLLKKAYELSVLCDAEVALIIFSNRGKLYEFCSSSSMLKTLERYQKCNYGAPETNVSAREALELSSQQEYLKLKARYEALQRSQRNLMGEDLGPLSSKELESLERQLDSSLKQIRSTRTQFMLDQLSDLQRKEHMLSEANRSLRQRQLEGYQLNQLQMNACVEEMGYGRHPSQTQGDGLYQQLECEPTLQIGCSYQPDPGSVCTAGPSMSNYMGGWLP
- the LOC11446395 gene encoding agamous-like MADS-box protein MADS4 isoform X4, yielding MGRGRVELKRIENKINRQVTFAKRRNGLLKKAYELSVLCDAEVALIIFSNRGKLYEFCSSSSMLKTLERYQKCNYGAPETNVSAREALELSSQQEYLKLKARYEALQRSQRNLMGEDLGPLSSKELESLERQLDSSLKQIRSTRTQFMLDQLSDLQRKEHMLSEANRSLRQRLEGYQLNQLQMNACVEEMGYGRHPSQTQGDGLYQQLECEPTLQIGYQPDPGSVCTAGPSMSNYMGGWLP